Proteins encoded together in one Desulfosporosinus meridiei DSM 13257 window:
- a CDS encoding polysaccharide deacetylase family protein, with amino-acid sequence MSKMKIIGSITFMTCFLTFSFIWLGGFPSWSKATQSVARHYDTQELNQVNPTSSADSIDNNNSKPSPASPALVSEISAQKDYPDESTLSQPKDNPPEEKLSQPEQSDPPLSEPDLGKQEPEMSPAESQVPAASSGSSIEQPIKSESISESELNPNETIAGTVKDELSPSPQPGPPDTPVHPYYDVLGNPPTAPGLAMRQREFMPEKGKVAYLTFDDGPYPSSTPKILEILAEENVKATFFAIGKQVERYPDLLKAEHEQGHGIGNHTYSHNMKEIYKTPKDFLTDVKKAEEIIYQTIGIRPQLIRAPGGTIGHFNISYFNAVDAEGYLMEDWNVDPGDSNAQQVPKNQLVQLVEEQIQGKTRVVVLLHDLVGKDTTIEALPEIIRMLRKQGFSFAVLSPKVMPIIFPGGLQKN; translated from the coding sequence ATGTCCAAAATGAAAATTATTGGAAGCATCACGTTTATGACTTGCTTTTTGACCTTTAGTTTTATCTGGCTGGGAGGATTTCCCAGCTGGAGTAAAGCCACTCAATCAGTGGCTCGTCATTACGATACCCAAGAACTGAATCAAGTCAATCCAACTTCGTCAGCGGATTCAATTGATAACAATAATTCTAAGCCTTCACCCGCGTCCCCCGCTTTGGTTTCTGAAATTTCAGCGCAAAAGGACTATCCTGATGAATCAACTCTGTCCCAACCAAAGGATAATCCCCCTGAAGAGAAACTTTCTCAACCCGAGCAAAGTGATCCTCCTTTATCTGAGCCTGACCTGGGAAAGCAAGAGCCTGAGATGTCGCCTGCAGAATCTCAAGTTCCTGCAGCCTCTTCAGGATCGTCAATAGAGCAGCCTATCAAATCTGAATCTATATCAGAATCAGAATTAAATCCGAACGAAACCATTGCAGGCACAGTTAAAGATGAATTATCTCCATCTCCCCAACCCGGCCCGCCAGATACTCCGGTTCATCCCTACTACGATGTACTGGGTAACCCGCCGACTGCTCCTGGATTGGCTATGCGCCAACGGGAATTTATGCCTGAGAAGGGAAAAGTGGCTTATTTGACCTTTGACGATGGCCCTTACCCCAGTTCAACCCCCAAAATTTTGGAGATTTTAGCTGAGGAAAATGTTAAAGCGACCTTTTTTGCTATCGGCAAGCAAGTGGAACGCTATCCTGATTTGCTGAAGGCTGAGCATGAGCAAGGTCATGGGATAGGCAACCATACTTATTCTCATAACATGAAAGAAATCTATAAGACTCCCAAGGATTTTCTGACTGATGTGAAGAAGGCTGAGGAAATAATCTATCAGACCATAGGTATTCGTCCACAATTAATTCGTGCTCCGGGAGGCACAATAGGGCATTTCAATATAAGCTATTTCAATGCTGTAGATGCAGAGGGTTATTTGATGGAGGACTGGAATGTTGATCCGGGGGACTCAAACGCCCAACAAGTCCCTAAAAATCAGTTAGTTCAGCTTGTCGAGGAGCAAATCCAAGGAAAAACACGAGTAGTAGTTCTTTTGCATGATCTTGTTGGTAAGGACACAACCATTGAGGCTTTACCAGAGATTATTAGGATGTTGAGAAAGCAAGGGTTTTCCTTCGCAGTGTTAAGTCCTAAGGTTATGCCAATAATCTTCCCCGGAGGTTTACAGAAGAATTAA
- a CDS encoding sensor histidine kinase — protein MKGIRARLTANFMIIIIITVTILEVLLIYTVRQNYYGSLEGSLTNQIKISSDLYAKYFSDTSLQENVLYNVDAFWNQSNAEVEIVDQNGNIVMDSLGVIPAGNVAVNDIQDALNGKIGKWIGKLNGQKVMAVSYPLKSNDQIVGALRFITSLSSVDQDIKNTAYIFISIGLAVIFFAGLISIFLANTIIDPLQEVTAAAQEMAAGNFQARTQKKREDEIGKLSDTLNYMADEIVKKEQLKNDFVSSVSHELRTPLTSIMGWAITLQNEQFQQKEMLADGLGIIAKESERLTLMVDELLDFSEFVSSRVKLQKEEIDLTALMEHIQKQLTPRAVREDINFNLHYSPNLSSFYSDINRLKQVFINILDNAFNFTSAGGRVDFSVVMQKENLLFTIADTGCGIALEELPMVKEKFYKGKSSRSKNGIGLSICEEIVNLMGGNLEISSVLKQGTKVLITLPKEEKVYAKSV, from the coding sequence ATGAAAGGGATAAGAGCGAGGCTGACCGCTAATTTTATGATTATTATTATCATTACTGTGACAATTCTCGAGGTGCTCTTGATTTATACAGTTCGGCAAAACTATTATGGGAGTCTTGAAGGAAGTCTCACAAATCAGATTAAGATTTCGTCTGATTTATATGCCAAGTATTTCTCAGATACCTCCCTTCAGGAAAATGTACTCTACAATGTAGACGCTTTCTGGAACCAAAGTAATGCTGAAGTGGAAATCGTAGATCAAAATGGCAACATAGTTATGGACTCCTTGGGAGTAATCCCAGCGGGAAATGTGGCAGTTAATGATATCCAGGATGCCTTAAACGGAAAAATAGGAAAGTGGATAGGAAAACTGAATGGACAAAAGGTCATGGCAGTGTCCTACCCTTTAAAGTCTAATGATCAGATCGTGGGGGCTTTGCGCTTTATCACTTCCTTAAGTTCTGTAGATCAGGATATTAAAAATACTGCCTATATCTTTATTTCAATTGGCTTAGCTGTAATCTTTTTTGCCGGTTTGATTAGCATTTTCTTGGCTAATACCATTATCGATCCGTTGCAAGAAGTTACAGCAGCTGCTCAAGAGATGGCGGCGGGTAATTTTCAAGCACGCACTCAAAAAAAACGTGAGGATGAGATCGGCAAGCTATCTGATACGTTAAACTATATGGCGGATGAGATCGTGAAAAAGGAACAACTTAAAAATGATTTTGTCTCATCTGTTTCTCATGAACTGCGTACTCCTTTAACCTCAATTATGGGATGGGCTATTACTCTACAAAATGAACAGTTTCAACAGAAGGAGATGCTGGCAGATGGTTTGGGGATTATTGCCAAAGAGAGTGAGCGGCTTACTTTAATGGTTGATGAACTCTTGGATTTCTCGGAGTTTGTATCCAGCCGGGTAAAGCTGCAAAAAGAAGAAATCGATTTAACTGCTCTTATGGAACATATTCAAAAACAATTAACCCCTAGGGCAGTCAGAGAAGATATCAATTTTAACCTTCACTATTCTCCTAATCTCTCCAGTTTTTATTCGGATATTAATCGTTTAAAACAGGTGTTTATTAACATTTTAGATAACGCCTTTAATTTTACATCTGCCGGTGGACGGGTTGATTTCTCTGTCGTTATGCAAAAGGAAAATCTATTGTTTACCATAGCTGATACCGGCTGTGGAATAGCTCTTGAGGAGCTGCCTATGGTCAAAGAGAAGTTTTACAAGGGTAAAAGCTCTCGCTCGAAAAACGGAATAGGCCTGTCAATTTGTGAGGAGATCGTCAATCTAATGGGTGGAAATTTAGAGATTAGCAGTGTACTTAAGCAAGGGACAAAGGTGCTTATCACCTTGCCTAAAGAGGAGAAGGTCTATGCGAAGAGTGTATAA
- the hypD gene encoding trans-4-hydroxy-L-proline dehydratase — translation MNLRVKKLREQSLETEAFISAERAELLTEYYRSAGKTSLPVQRALAFKYLLENKEICINEDELIVGERGPAPKATYTYPELCCHSLEDLDILDSRPKISFKVSPEVRKAYEERIIPYWQNNSMRDLIFAEMSEDWKASYDAGIFTEFMEQRAPGHTVLDDKIYHLGFRDFIAKIEAHLNRLDFLNDTEAYNKQEELKAMRICAQAIIRFAERHAEKAQELAGRETNPLRKKELERIAEICSQVPANAPRDFWEALQAYWFVHLGVITELNTWDAFSPGRLDQHLFPFYQKGIAEGTLDEEQARELLQCFWVKFNNQPAPPKVGVTAAESGTYTDFANINSGGLKADGSNGVNDVTYLVLDVIDEMRLLQPSSNIQLSKKNPDRFLKRAARIIRKGWGQPSVFNADTVVEELLRQGKLIEDARQGGTSGCVETGAFGKESYILTGYFNLPKIFELVLHNGLDPRSGQQLGVETGDPRFFKGFEELFDAFKKQLHYFMDIKIKGSNLIERLYATYMPSPFLSLLIDDCIAKGKDYNDGGARYNTNYVQGVGLGSLTDILAGIKYHVYDQKNLSMDQLLYALNANFLGHEAVRQLLVNKTPHFGNDQDYADDVMVDIFNAYYSEVNGRPNTKGGFYRINMLPTTCHVYFGSVIGASAEGRRSGEPLSEGISPVQGMDLMGPTAVIKSAAKLDHARTGGTLLNLKFTPQVLEGEEGLDKLAQLVRSYFKLGGHHIQFNVVSAKTLRAAQAEPEKYRDLIVRVAGYSDYFCDLSEALQEEIITRTEHTAF, via the coding sequence ATGAATCTAAGAGTGAAAAAGCTAAGAGAACAAAGCTTAGAAACTGAAGCATTTATTTCTGCTGAAAGAGCAGAGTTACTGACTGAATACTATCGTTCCGCTGGGAAGACTTCTCTACCTGTCCAGCGTGCCCTAGCATTCAAATATTTGTTGGAGAATAAGGAGATTTGTATTAATGAAGATGAGTTAATCGTCGGAGAAAGAGGGCCGGCGCCTAAGGCTACATATACATATCCTGAACTCTGCTGTCATAGCTTGGAGGATCTGGATATTCTGGATTCCCGGCCAAAAATATCCTTTAAAGTCAGTCCGGAAGTTCGAAAAGCCTATGAAGAGCGGATCATCCCTTATTGGCAAAATAACTCTATGCGAGATCTGATTTTTGCAGAAATGTCTGAGGATTGGAAGGCTTCGTATGATGCCGGGATATTCACAGAGTTTATGGAGCAAAGAGCTCCAGGTCACACAGTACTTGATGATAAAATCTATCACTTAGGATTTCGGGATTTTATCGCTAAGATAGAAGCCCATTTGAACAGGCTGGATTTCTTAAATGATACTGAAGCATACAATAAGCAGGAAGAACTTAAAGCCATGCGAATCTGTGCTCAGGCTATTATCCGCTTTGCAGAGCGACACGCGGAAAAAGCACAGGAATTGGCCGGCAGAGAGACGAACCCCTTGCGAAAAAAAGAGTTAGAGAGAATCGCTGAAATTTGCTCCCAAGTACCAGCCAATGCTCCACGGGATTTCTGGGAAGCTTTGCAAGCCTATTGGTTTGTCCATTTAGGTGTTATCACAGAACTTAATACCTGGGATGCTTTTAGTCCGGGACGGTTGGATCAACATTTATTTCCCTTCTACCAAAAAGGTATTGCTGAAGGGACTTTGGATGAGGAACAGGCTCGGGAACTGCTTCAATGCTTTTGGGTAAAGTTTAACAATCAACCGGCTCCTCCCAAGGTAGGAGTTACTGCGGCGGAAAGTGGAACCTATACGGATTTTGCCAATATCAACAGCGGGGGTCTTAAAGCTGATGGATCAAATGGTGTCAACGATGTGACCTATCTGGTTTTGGATGTTATCGATGAAATGCGCCTCTTACAACCCAGCTCGAACATTCAGTTAAGTAAGAAGAACCCGGATCGTTTCTTGAAGAGGGCGGCTCGAATTATCCGCAAAGGTTGGGGTCAACCTTCAGTGTTCAATGCCGATACTGTGGTTGAAGAACTTTTACGCCAGGGTAAACTAATTGAGGATGCCCGACAAGGTGGAACAAGCGGCTGTGTGGAGACTGGGGCCTTTGGCAAAGAAAGCTATATTCTTACTGGGTATTTCAATTTACCTAAAATCTTTGAATTAGTCTTGCATAATGGGTTAGATCCGAGAAGCGGTCAACAGCTGGGTGTAGAAACGGGTGATCCTAGATTTTTCAAGGGATTTGAAGAGCTATTCGATGCTTTTAAGAAGCAGCTGCATTACTTTATGGACATTAAGATCAAGGGAAGTAATCTTATTGAACGACTTTATGCCACTTATATGCCGTCGCCCTTTCTTTCCCTGTTAATTGATGATTGTATAGCCAAGGGAAAGGATTATAATGATGGGGGTGCTCGCTATAATACCAACTATGTACAGGGAGTGGGCTTAGGGAGTTTGACAGATATCTTAGCCGGGATAAAATATCATGTCTACGACCAAAAGAATCTCAGCATGGATCAGCTGCTCTATGCGCTTAACGCCAATTTCTTAGGACATGAGGCTGTTCGGCAGCTTCTGGTTAACAAGACCCCTCACTTTGGCAATGATCAAGACTATGCGGATGATGTAATGGTGGATATTTTTAATGCCTACTATAGTGAAGTTAATGGCAGGCCCAATACCAAGGGGGGCTTTTATCGGATTAATATGCTGCCGACCACTTGCCATGTGTATTTTGGTTCGGTAATTGGCGCTTCTGCGGAAGGACGCAGATCTGGGGAACCTCTTTCGGAAGGGATCTCGCCTGTTCAGGGAATGGATCTGATGGGCCCCACGGCGGTGATAAAATCCGCGGCCAAACTGGATCATGCTCGAACCGGAGGTACCCTGTTAAACCTGAAGTTCACTCCTCAGGTTCTTGAGGGGGAAGAGGGGCTGGACAAACTTGCTCAGTTGGTGCGTTCGTATTTCAAATTAGGCGGTCATCATATCCAATTTAATGTAGTCAGTGCTAAGACCTTGCGGGCTGCCCAAGCTGAACCGGAAAAATACCGGGATCTGATTGTCCGGGTGGCTGGGTACAGTGATTATTTCTGCGATTTGAGCGAGGCTTTGCAGGAAGAGATTATTACCCGCACAGAACACACGGCATTTTAG
- a CDS encoding response regulator transcription factor, with protein sequence MKDEKVKVLVVEDEESIRRFITLNLSAAGYLVEHTASGEEALKMLKIFDPQVVVLDLMLPGISGLEVCQKIRETMQETFVIMLTAKGQDTDKILGLELGADDYMVKPFNPLELIARVKAILRRGLRYKEPREIYNCRELRLNITANKLFKNKQEIELTPIEFALLKIFMENPGRALKREEMLNTVWGDDYFGDTKTLDVHIRRLREKIEDNPSQPEYIKTVWGSGYRWQQDS encoded by the coding sequence ATGAAGGATGAAAAAGTAAAGGTATTAGTCGTAGAAGATGAGGAATCAATCCGACGTTTTATTACCCTTAACCTTAGCGCTGCGGGTTATTTAGTGGAGCACACTGCTTCCGGTGAGGAAGCTCTTAAGATGTTGAAAATCTTTGACCCCCAAGTAGTTGTACTCGATCTCATGCTTCCAGGTATCAGCGGACTGGAGGTCTGTCAAAAAATTCGCGAGACTATGCAAGAGACGTTTGTAATTATGCTGACTGCCAAGGGTCAGGATACGGATAAAATCCTGGGTTTAGAATTAGGCGCTGATGACTATATGGTGAAGCCCTTTAACCCTTTAGAATTGATAGCTCGGGTAAAGGCTATTTTGCGCAGAGGCCTTAGATATAAAGAGCCTAGAGAGATTTATAATTGTCGGGAATTACGCTTAAATATTACTGCCAACAAATTATTTAAGAATAAGCAGGAGATTGAGCTGACTCCTATTGAATTTGCACTCTTAAAAATATTCATGGAGAATCCGGGGAGGGCACTCAAACGGGAAGAAATGCTGAATACTGTTTGGGGTGATGATTACTTTGGGGATACTAAGACTTTGGATGTCCACATTAGGCGTTTGCGGGAAAAGATTGAGGACAACCCTTCCCAACCAGAATATATTAAGACAGTTTGGGGCTCGGGCTATCGATGGCAGCAGGACTCTTAA